In the Calditrichota bacterium genome, GACTGAGACATCAGCCAGAACTGCCCGTCGGCATGCGCCGGAACGTGAGCGAGCGAGAGCATCCGGCCATGGTTGGCGTTGGTACGGAGGTTGGGACCTTCACGAACCGCCTGTCCGTCCCGGTTCAACTGGTAGATGCGATAGGCGTTGGCATTGCCTTCGCCGCCAGCATCTTCGGAACTGCCATAGACGATGTCGCCGTCGAAGGCGAAGTCCCAGTGTCCACCGCGGGGCAATTGCACCTGTCGCACCTGACGGCCCTCCATGTCATAGAGGCAGGCAATGCTCCGCTGATCGCCGCCCATCCACTGGTTGACCCAAATAAGCCCGGTCGTCGGATCGAAACCCATCCCGATGGCATCGGGTGCGTTGCCAGCCTGCTGGATGGCGACGTTCAGCACCACGCGGTAGTTGTCGGCGGGGTCGATCCGATAGAGGCGGCAGGGAGCGGCACGACAGGCTCCCCAGATCATTTCGCCGTCCCATGCCAGTCCTCCATTCTGGGTGAAAGGCAGGTTGAACTGGCTCAGGACTTCCCCGAACTGCTGCGCTGACAGCGTTACAGGAAGAAAGGCGATCAAAAGGAGTGTCAGTTTGAAGTTGCGGCGGGTCATCACAGCCTCCGGCAGTTGGGCATAATAGAAACGAAGATACCCTATGAGGTTGACAGAGCAAGCCGGTGTGAGCCGGCTATTCCTTTACAAACCTTAAATCTATGTCCGTCAAGTTAAAGAGTCAAGTCTATCTGCATTGTGGAGATATAATCACTGCCTGCTCTGCTTGATGACCCGATTGCACAAGCCTATCCAACTACTGAAGGTAGTTGACTTGGCCGGGGGCACTTGCCTAAATTGATAGCAACTGGGGAGGAGCAGCGTAAACGATGGGATGGAATAATGTACGCGGAAAGTGAACTTCTTGAAATCGCTTCGAAGGCGCTTGCTGTTGCCGGTCCAGCCGAGGCTGAAGTGATTTTATCGTGCAGTGAAGGCGCGCTAACCCGATTCGGTGAAAACCGAGTCACTCAAAATGTCGTGCAAGGCGGGGCGTCGCTCACCGTACGGCTACTCGAGGAGGGGCGCATAGGAAAAGCCTCGACCGGCAACCTGACCGAAGAAGGCATTGCAAGATGTGTTGCGACGGCGCAGTCGGCGCTTCGCTTTTCACAACCCGATCCCGATCTACTCCCACTGGTCGAACCGCAATCCTATAGCGATAAGTCAACCTATCACGACCGCACTTTCGGATATAGCCCGGAGGAGCGTGTTGTAGGTGTAGCGGAAGCCGTCGCGCTTTGCCGGGAGTCGGATCTTCAAGCCGCCGGGATATACTCCAGCGGAGGCTCGACGATCGCGATCGCCAACAGCCGGGGTCTCTGGGCTTGTCACCGGAGAACCGGAGCGACATTTTCGCTCTCGGCGATGAGCGACGACTCGTCTGGCTGGGCTGAAGCGACCGACCCGGACGTGGCGGCGCTCGATGTGACCGACGTCGCCCGACGGGCAAAGGACAAGGCGCTTGCGAGCCGCAATCCCTCCCGCGTTGAGCCGGGCGACTGGACTGTTGTTCTCGAACCGGCGGCAGTGGCAGATTTCCTGCTCTTTCTGGCGTGGGACGCTTTCAATGGAAAGTCGTTTGTCGAAAGCCGGAGTGCGTTCACCGGGAAGATTGGCACAAAGGTCGCCGGGACAAACGTCACTATTAAGGATGATGCCTGGCATCCCCTGACTCCGGGCAACCCGTTCGACTACGAAGGTATGCCGCGGCAGACGGTCCCACTGATAGAGAACGGCGTCTTCATGGGCGTTGTCCACGATCGGACAACCGGCGCCAAAGCAGGTACCGGCTCAACCGGGCACGCCCTTCCGCAACCGGATTCCAATGGGCCACTTCCGCTCAATATGGTGCTGGAGGGTGGCGAATCGTCGCTTGAGGAGATGATCGCCTCGACCGACCGTGGTCTGCTCGTAACGCGGCTCCACTATACGAATTTGCTCGACCCGATGAAGGTGACTATCACCGGAATGACCCGCGACGGGCTGTTCCTGATAGAGGGCGGAAAGGTAACGAGAGGATTGAAGAACATGCGCTTCACGCTCTCGGTGCTCGATGTGTTAAACAGCGTCGAGGCGCTATCGCGACAACTCTACCGGACCGAGACCTTCTGGGGCGGCGGCGGGACGGTGGCACCAGCGATCAAAGTGAGTAACTGGACATTCACAAGCGGGACGGAGAATTAGTAATATCAGCAGGACAGGACTTAGATCCTGTCACCGATCGGGAACCGGCCAACCCGGATGACAACAATTCAGGAACCTCATTGAAAACCCTTGCAGAGCAAGCGGTCGATACAGCAGTGGCCCGCGGCGCCACCTATGCCGACTGCCGGATCATCGAAACCCGTGAAGAACTGATCGCTGTTCAAAACGGGCGGATCGGAGAACTCGATCTCTCGGAAGACCTCGGCTTCGGCGTCCGGGTGATCTGCGACGGCGCGTGGGGCTTTGCTTGCGCTCCCAACGTAACCGGCGCCGAGATCGACCGCATCGCGGCGCTCGCGGTCCGGGTTGCCAAAGCCTCGGCGCGTCTCAAGCGCGAAGACGTCCGCCTCGCGCCCGAGCCGATCGCTGTCGATTCCTGGCAGACGCCCGTTGCCGAAGATCCCTTCGGTGTGCCGCTCGAGGAGAAACTGGCACTG is a window encoding:
- a CDS encoding TldD/PmbA family protein; this translates as MYAESELLEIASKALAVAGPAEAEVILSCSEGALTRFGENRVTQNVVQGGASLTVRLLEEGRIGKASTGNLTEEGIARCVATAQSALRFSQPDPDLLPLVEPQSYSDKSTYHDRTFGYSPEERVVGVAEAVALCRESDLQAAGIYSSGGSTIAIANSRGLWACHRRTGATFSLSAMSDDSSGWAEATDPDVAALDVTDVARRAKDKALASRNPSRVEPGDWTVVLEPAAVADFLLFLAWDAFNGKSFVESRSAFTGKIGTKVAGTNVTIKDDAWHPLTPGNPFDYEGMPRQTVPLIENGVFMGVVHDRTTGAKAGTGSTGHALPQPDSNGPLPLNMVLEGGESSLEEMIASTDRGLLVTRLHYTNLLDPMKVTITGMTRDGLFLIEGGKVTRGLKNMRFTLSVLDVLNSVEALSRQLYRTETFWGGGGTVAPAIKVSNWTFTSGTEN